TCCTTGACTTTTTGCCTCAGTTACAGAGAATAAAACTAATAAGACTAATAAAGAGAATAATATCTTTTTCATTTGATTTTTCCTTTACTTTTCCACTGCAATTTTAAACTTTGTTGTGGCATCTTGAGTTTTAATCAGGCAGATATAAACGCCTTCTGAGACTATTTCATTATCATCGTTTTTGCCGTCCCATTTATCCTGACATTGCCCGGCTGGTCGTTGTGCAGAATCAAGTAAGGTTCTAATTAGTTCACCGGCTATATTATAAATTTTAATCGTGATTGGTTGTGTTGTTCCAATGGTATAAGTAATCGTTGTCGGTCGTAGATTAGGATTAAATGGATTTGGAAAATTATAGGCGTTTATTTCTGAATTAGGAACAGGATTATTTTGATTAATCTCATTTTCAAACTTCTGGACTCGTTGATTTCCAGTATCAACGATATAAATATTATTTTCATTATCAAGTGTAATTCCTCTTGGTGAATTAAACTCCCCATCATTATCTCCGTAATGTCCATAGGTAGAAATAAAATTACCATTGGCATCAAATACCTGTATTCGATTATTTCCCTTATCTACGATATAAAGATTATCACTCACATCAATATCAATTCCAAAGGGGCTATTGAACTCGCCATCATCCTGTCCCTGGTTACCAATTTTTTTAATAAAATTACCATCTTTATCATATACTTTAACACAATGATTTTTAATATCCACAACATAGACTTTATCTTTAGAATCAATCTCTATATTTACAGGGATACTAAGTGTTTCAGGATTAAGTAAAGTGGACCATTGTTTTTTAAAAACACCTTGTTTAGTAAAGACCTGTATGCGTTGATTATCTTTATCTACGACATAAATCAAGCCTGTAGAATCAACCGCTAAGTCATAAGGTGATAAGAACTCTCCTTCCATAGAGCCGTATTTGCCCCATTTGCGGATAAAATTTCCATTTTCAAATACTTGAATTCTGCAATTTTCCGTATCCGCCACATATACCCGATTATTATCCTTTGTATCTACCAGTATCCCATAAGGATTCCAGAATTTACCAGGCTCCATAACTGGGGTGCTTTTACCACCCCACCATCTAATAAAATTGCCATTTTTATCAAATTGTTGGATGCGATGATTATTAGAATCAGCAACATAGATATTATTTTGAGAATCCCTATCAATCCCAAAGGGAGAATTGAACCTTCCTGGCTCATGACTATATTCACTCCACATCTCAAGAGGAGTGGCTGTTTCATCAAACTTTTGAATACAATTATTTACTTTATCTGAGACATATACATTACCTGAACTGTTAATAACTATTCCTTTAGGAGATTCGAATTTTCCTAATTCCTCACCTCTTTCCCCAAATTTTTTCACAAAACCACCATTTACATCAAAAACCTGTATTCGTCTATTTGTCGTATCAACGACATAAATCTGCCCGGTAATTTTATCCATATTTATTCCTGTTGGGTAATCAAACTCACCGTCTTGATTTCCTTTTATGCCCCAACTTCGTATAAAATTACCGTTTTTATCAAACTTCTGGATACGATTATTATTTGTATCCGCAACATAGATAGAATCATTTATATCTAAAATTATACTTTGTGGACTGGAGAATTTCCCGGTTTCGGTTCCATAACCGCCAAACGCCATAAGGAAAGCGGCTGTATTACTAAATTTTTGGATACGATTATTATTTGTATCCAGAACATAAATATTAAATTCTGAATCAATAACAATATCCTGCGGTAATTTGAATTCACCATAATCCTCCCCAAAACTACCAAATATCTGAAGTAATTTTCCATCAGAGGTAAATTTTTGGATACGATTATTCCCTGTATCAACTACATAGATATTGTCATTTTTATCAATACCTATTCCTTCAGGAGCAAGGAATTCTTCTCTATTATTACCTTTTTTCCCCCAGATGGTAATTAGATTTCCCATAGAATCAAATTTTTGAAGGCGATGATTTGCGGTATCTACAACATAAACAT
The bacterium DNA segment above includes these coding regions:
- a CDS encoding 6-bladed beta-propeller: MKKKIITLISLVCILAYNNIFAQQLLSFIGKWPDDAIIYRFNSPGDIGVDSQGNVYVVDTANHRLQKFDSMGNLITIWGKKGNNREEFLAPEGIGIDKNDNIYVVDTGNNRIQKFTSDGKLLQIFGSFGEDYGEFKLPQDIVIDSEFNIYVLDTNNNRIQKFSNTAAFLMAFGGYGTETGKFSSPQSIILDINDSIYVADTNNNRIQKFDKNGNFIRSWGIKGNQDGEFDYPTGINMDKITGQIYVVDTTNRRIQVFDVNGGFVKKFGERGEELGKFESPKGIVINSSGNVYVSDKVNNCIQKFDETATPLEMWSEYSHEPGRFNSPFGIDRDSQNNIYVADSNNHRIQQFDKNGNFIRWWGGKSTPVMEPGKFWNPYGILVDTKDNNRVYVADTENCRIQVFENGNFIRKWGKYGSMEGEFLSPYDLAVDSTGLIYVVDKDNQRIQVFTKQGVFKKQWSTLLNPETLSIPVNIEIDSKDKVYVVDIKNHCVKVYDKDGNFIKKIGNQGQDDGEFNSPFGIDIDVSDNLYIVDKGNNRIQVFDANGNFISTYGHYGDNDGEFNSPRGITLDNENNIYIVDTGNQRVQKFENEINQNNPVPNSEINAYNFPNPFNPNLRPTTITYTIGTTQPITIKIYNIAGELIRTLLDSAQRPAGQCQDKWDGKNDDNEIVSEGVYICLIKTQDATTKFKIAVEK